The following coding sequences are from one Vulpes vulpes isolate BD-2025 chromosome 12, VulVul3, whole genome shotgun sequence window:
- the LOC112910215 gene encoding zinc finger protein 475 isoform X4, with amino-acid sequence MIRRPPTVVCYICGREYGTKSIAIHEPQCLKKWHNENNLLPKELRRSEPKKPEVRTITAKGFYDLDALNEAAWTSALSQLVPCNICGRTFLPDRLIVHQRSCKPKVAK; translated from the exons ATGATAAGGCGTCCACCAACAGTTGTTTGCTACATTTGTGGTCGTGAATATGGAACAAAATCTATTGCCATCCATGAACCACAATGTCTGAAAAAGTGGCATAATGAAAACAACTTGTTACCTAAAGAGTTAAGGAGATCAGAACCTAAAAAACCAGAAGTCAGGACCATTACTG CCAAAGGTTTCTATGATCTCGATGCCTTAAATGAAGCTGCTTGGACCAGTGCCCTGAGCCAGTTGGTTCCCTGTAATATTTGTGGGCGTACCTTCCTGCCAGACAGGCTGATTGTTCACCAACGATCCTGTAAACCCAAAGTCGCCAAGTAA